Within Paeniglutamicibacter psychrophenolicus, the genomic segment GCGACGGTGCCGCATCGGGCGAATACCCTGAGCGTGGTGATTCGTGAATCGATCATGCACACATTGTGCATCATTATCTCCAAAATCTTGCGCTTTTATTGCAGATCGAGGATCCCTAACCTCATGAGTAAGACGAGTTCGACAGCTGCGGTGACAACAATCACCCCGTGGTCCACGGCCCACGCACGCAAACCCATTCCTCCGAGGAGTAATTACATGCCTGCTTCAGTGAACGTGCCTCTGTCTTCACGAGGCAAGCTCGCTTCGTCATTGCCCGCAGAGCAGCTGGCAGAAATCACCGAGTTGTTCGAGCATCGGCGCGCCGGCTATTCCCTCGACGCCCCCTTCTACACCGATCCGGCGATTTTCAAGATCGACATGCAGGCCATTTTCGGCCAACACTGGATCTTCGCCGCAAGTGTTGCCGAGCTCCCCGAGCCGGGGGACTACGTCACCGTCGACTACGGCCCCTACTCCTTGATCGTCCTGCGCAACGACGAGGGCGGCGTAAACGTCATGCACAACGTGTGCCGCCACCGCGGGGCACGGGTCCTGACCGAATCGGCCGGGAGCACCGGCAACATGGTCTGCGGCTACCACTCCTGGACCTACTCGCCCAACGGCGACCTGATCCATGCCTCCGCTCCCGGGGAAACCAATTTCGATAAGAGCTGCTTCGGCCTCAAACGCGCCCACAGCCGCGAATACGCCGGACTCATCTTCGTCTGCATGGCGGACGAGCCGCCGGCCGATTTCGATGAAACGGCCAAGATCTTCGAGCCCTACCTCGCGCCCCACGACCTGGCCAAGACGAGGGTCGCCTACCAGCAGAACATCATCGAAGAGGCGAACTGGAAGCTCGTGATGGAGAACAACCGGGAGTGCTACCACTGCGACGGCCACCCGGAACTCGCCTGTTCCCTCTTTCCCACCTGGGGCCTGACGGAGGGCCTCATCCCGCCACATCTCGAAGAAGTGTGGGACCGCAACAAGGAAGCCCAGGCCGCGCTCGAAAAGCGCTGCCAGCGCTACGGCATTCCCTACGAGGTCGTCGAGGAGCTTGACACCCGCGTGGCGGGAATCCGCATCTCCCGCGAATCCCTCGACGGCGACGGCGAGTCGTTCTCGCCCGACGGGCACCGGCTCTCCAAGAAGCTGCTTGGGGACCTGCGCGATTTCCGCCTCGGCCGCTGCTCGATGCACCTGCAACCCAACAGCTGGTTCCACTTCCTCGGCGACCACGCCATCACGTTCGCCGTGTTCCCCGTCAACGAGCACCAGACGCTGGTGCGCACCACCTGGCTGGTGGCCGACGATGCCGTCGAAGGCGTCGACTACGACCTCGAGAAGCTCACCCACACCTGGAAGCAGACCAACCTGCAGGACAAGGCTTTCGTGGAACTGTGCCAGAAGGGCGCAAGCAGCCCCGCCTACGAGCCCGGCCCGTACATGAAGAGCGAATACCAGGTCGAGGCCTTCATCAACTGGTACGTCCAGCGTGTGCAGGAACACCTGTCGTGACCATGACCATGACCGAACCCACGACAACGACCGAGATCACGACCACGACCATTACCGCGCCCCACCAGGAGCCACAGCGCATCCGCGGCCTGGAAATGCCGTGGAACCGGGTGCTGGGCAGCACCGAGGGACCGGCCAGTGCCGCGCGCGCTCTGGGCCCCTGGCATCCGCAGGAGTTCCTGGCGGAATGCGTCGAGGTCGTTCCGGAGGTCGGCGGAATGCTGACCTTCGTGTTCCGCCGCCTTGACGGCGCGCCCCTGGCGTTCCGTCCGGGTCAATACGTGAACATCGCCTTTCCCGTGAACGGCGAGGGCGGGGAACCGATGGACCGCAGCTACTCCTTGTCCAGTTCGCCCACGAAACCGTGGACCTTCGACATCACTGTGAAGCGCGATCCGGCCGGCCGGGTCTCGCCGTGGGTACACGAGAACGTCGGACCCGGCACGGTGCTTGAAATGCTCGGGCCCGTCGGCGCATTCCACCTGCCCGATGTCGACCGGCGGGCGCGCTACCTCCTGCTGGCGGCGGGATCCGGCATCACCCCCATCATGTCGATGCTGCGGACCATCCATTCACTGCCCGGACAGGCGGACGTGGTGGTGCTCTACCACGGTGCGGTGCCCGGGGGCTTCGCCTTCCACCAGGAATTGGGTTACATCGCCACCGTGGATTCGCGCGTCACGGTCCACTACTCCTTGGGCGACCGCAGCGCGCCCGAGGACTGGGAAGGCCTCACCGGACGGCTGTCCACCGCGATGCTCGACGAGGTGGCGCCGGACGCCAACGGGCGGCAGGTCTACGCCTGCGGCCCCGAGGGCTACCTGAACAGCGTGTCCGAAATGCTCGCCGCGGTCGGCGTCGACGACACCTCCATCCACATGGAGTTCTTCTCGGGTGACCGCGAGACTACCCTGGAATACCGGGCAGAGGTCGCGCTGGCGGAGGAGCTTGCGGAGGGAATCGCCGAGGAAATCGCCGACTCCGCGGAGGACTATTACGACAGCCAGCCTTCAGCCCTCGGCATGTACGAACCGGCCTACGACGACGAGGGGCCTTTGGAGGCCACGGGCCTGCCGCTCGAGGCGGCCGATCCCGACTTTGCCGAACCAGGCCCTGTCGATTCCGAGGTCCAGGCCGCCGACACCGCACCCGAGACCGAAGAAACAGCGGAACCTTCCGCCCCCGACGTTTCGGCATTCGACACCGTCGGAACGGGAACGCTCACCCTGTCCTTCGTTCGCACGGGCATCAACGTCCTGATCAATCCCGAGGAGAAGATCCTCGGCGTGGCCAAGCAGGCAGGCGTCAGGATCGGGGCCAACTGCCAGGAAGGCATGTGTGGTTCGTGCAAGGTCGTGAAGCTTTCCGGGGACATTGAGATGAACCACCAGGGCGGGATCCGGTCACGGGAAATCGAGGCCGGCAAGTTCCTGCCCTGCTGTTCCACGGCGTTGACCGACATGGTGATCGACGCCTAGCCGCCGACGGCGCCACAGCGGCTGTTTTCGGGCCGTCCAACAACCCGCACGGCCCCCGGGAACCGACCCGGCCCCTTTCACCGGCACCACTGGCGCACCCGAGGGGGCCACCGCGAATGATTGACCACCCAACCAATGAGGAGCCATTCAATGTCAGGTAACAAGGCCGTCGCCTACAAGTCGCCCGGGGTCGTCGAGGTCATCGACACCCCGTACCCCACCCTCGAGCTCAGGGACGGACCCGGGGTCAACCCCGCCAACGTCGGGCGCAAGGTCCCGCACGGGGCGATCCTGCGCACCGTGGCCACCAACATCTGCGGCTCGGACCAGCACATGGTCCGCGGCCGCACCACCGCCCCCGCAGGCCTGGTCCTGGGCCACGAAATCACCGGGGAGGTCATCGAGACAGGCCCCGACGTCGAATTCCTCAAGGTCGGGGACATCGTCTCGGTCCCCTTCAACATCTCCTGCGGGCGCTGCCGCAACTGCAAGGAGGGGCAGACGGGGATCTGCCTGAACGTGAACCCCGACCGCCCCGGAAGCGCCTACGGCTACGTCGACATGGGCGGCTGGGTCGGCGGGCAGGCCGAATACGTCCTGGTCCCCTACGCGGACTGGAACCTGCTCAGGTTCCCCGACCGCGACCAGGCCCTGGAAAAGATCATGGACCTGACCATGCTCTCGGACATCCTGCCCACCGGCTTCCACGGCGCCGTCACCGCCGGGGTCACCGTCGGCTCGACCGTCTACGTGGCGGGGGCCGGGCCCGTCGGGCTCGCCGCCGCCGCGTCCGCCCAGCTGCTGGGGGCCGCGGTGGTCATCGTGGGCGACCTGAACGAGGAACGCCTCGCCCAGGCACGGTCCTTCGGCTGCGAAACGATCAACGTCGGCGCCGGGGACCCGGCAGACCAGATCGAGCAAATCCTCGGCGTGCGCGAGGTCGACTGCGGCATCGACGCCGTCGGCTTCGAGGCCCGCGGCCACGGGCACGGCTCCGGCGCGCAGGAGGCCCCGGCCACCGTGCTGAACTCGCTCATGGACCTCACCCGGGCCGGCGGATCCCTGGGCATCCCCGGGCTCTATGTCACCGGGGACCCCGGCGCGGTGGACGAGGCGGCGAAGAAGGGCAGCCTGTCCCTGTCGCTGGGCACCGGCTGGGCCAAGTCCCTGTCCTTCGCCACCGGCCAGTGCCCGGTGATGAAGTACAACCGGCAGCTGATGATGGCGATCCTGCACGAGAAGATCCACATCGCCAAGGCCGTGAACGCCCGGGCGATCGCGCTGTCCGAGGCCCCGCGCGGCTACGCCGAGTTCGACGCCGGCGCGGCCACCAAGTACGTCCTGGACCCCAACGGGTACCTCAGCAACTAGCCCCGGGCAAAGGATGGCGGGTTGGCTTCGCCCCCTACCGGCAGGATTGCGCGGTCGTTGCAGCACCCAGATCGCTTGGGAGTTGCAACGACCGTGCTGTCCTTAACGACGAGGCCACTCACCGGTGAAAATCACTGGGGCCCGGGAAGGCACTCCGCTGAGGATCGCCAACGATCCACCATTGCTCCAGGGCGTTCGGGGAGGGTTTTCTCAGCGGCCAGGGAGTTCGGGTCTTGACTTCTCAGTCCGTGGCTCCCGCGGTACGAAGAAGGCCCCCTGCGTCCCCAGGACCGGCAGGACGAAGAATTCGATTCCTTGCCCCGGCGCTAAGCATCTCAGAGACCGCGCGCCGATAAGCAGGTAGGCCCCAAACGACATTCAGGGCCGCATTGGACGGCACCAGTGCCCATTTTCTTGGTCGGGCGCGTCAGCCGACTGTGTAGCCAAGCGATGCGCTGACCTGGAGCCCGGCCCGCTTGAGACCCTCGATCAGGCCTGGCTCCTTTTCCGGGTCAAAGCGGAAGGCCGGGCCGGAGATGCTGATGGCCCCCACGACCGCCCCGAGGTGGTTGCGCACCGGTACCGCGACCGAGTTGACACCCATCTCGAATTCCTCGCGGGCCTGGGCGTAGCCGTTCTTCACGACCTGCAGCAAGTCCTTTTCCAAGGCGGGGCGCGTTCGGATGGTTTTGGCCGTGCGCTGGGGAAGCTTGGTGATCTTCAGTATCCGTCCGCGCTCATCGGCCCCCAGGGCCGCCAGCAGCACCTTGCCGCTCGAGGTCGCATGCAACGGGGTGAGGCTGCCGAGCCAGTCGTGGGTCGCCAGGGTGGAGGGGCCCATGGCCTGGTCGACATTGACCGCGTATTCCTCGCGCAGGACCGCGAGGTTGACGGTTTCCTTGTACTCCTCGGCCAGCGCCTCGATGACCGGTCGGGCCTCGCCCACCAGCGAGAGCCGTCCGGGAATGGAGCTGGCAAGCTTCAGGATGCCGAACCCGAGCTCATATTTCCCGCGGTTGGTGTTCTGTTGCACCATGCCGCGGGCCAGCAGCGAGCTCAGCAGGCGGGAAGCGGTGGACTTGTGGATGTCGAGCTCGTCGGCGACCTCGCCCACCCCGGAGCTTCCATCCCGACCCAGGATCTCCAGGATCGCCAGCGCCCGGTCCACCGACTGGACGCCGCCGGGAACGGCATCGTCGTCGTCAGTTTCGGTGCCTTGCGGTTCGTCGACTGCCAATGGATTTCCGTCCTTCGTGCCGGTTCGTCTCTTTGGGCGTTTCACTCCAGCGTCTACGGAGCTCTGTCATTCCCTGATACTAGGGCATCGGGGGTAGTGGTCCGTCGTTCACGAGTGCCCGGGGGCTGGTTCGTGTCCCACACCGACGCTTGGGATGCAGGAAGAAAGGTTGTGGCTGTTTTCACCGCCACCGGTGCCACGGAGTTCCGCACCCGTTTGTGGCGGGTCCGTCTGGGCGTGGAGGCGTTCTTCGGGCACCGCACGCGCTTCACCGGGGCGTGCACGGCCTTGCGGATGTGCTTGCGGCCGGTCTTCCGATCAACCGTGAGACTGTCCTGGCCGGCGATGGCGCGCTTGGCGATGTTCACCGCGGCGACCTGGTCCCGGTTCCCTTGAAGCCCGCAGGACCGGCAGCAGGCGCGGTGGTAGCCGCCGGGACGGGTGAGCTCCGCATCGCAGCCGGGGCAACGGGCGCTGGTGCCCCGGGCCGGTACCTCGATGACCTCCAGTCCCGCGCGGGCGCCCAGGTGGGTGGTGGCATGCACGGCCTTGCGGCGTGCGGACTGGGCCACCCTGTTGTTGTTTCTCCTGCCGATGCCGCCGGCCTGCAGGGTGGCGAGGTCCTCGATGGCGATGGTGGTGGCACCGGATTCTTGGGCGTGGCCGGTGGCCCATCCGGCGAAGTGGAAGGCCAGCTCACGGTTGACCCGGCCGCGCTTGGCCCCGAGTTCGGTGCGCAGCTGCCTCCAGAGGGTGATCTTCGCCTCCAGCCTCGCGCGCAGGGGCGATGACTCCTCGAGCCCGTCGGCGAGGTGCCCGGTGCGGGCGATCTTCCCGGACAGGATTTCGCCCTCGGCCTGGAGCCGGGCCAGCTTGGTGCCCAGCCCGCGGTCGTCATACCTGTACCCCTCGAACGCCGAGGACAATGCCCCGTCCGGGGAGGCGGTGACGCGGGACATGACGCCCAAGGCACTGGGTGACCAGTCGATGCCGACCACGGAGGTGATCGGCGTCGACTTCTCGCGCTCGGGTGCGTCCGGTTCGGTGTAGGCGAGGTGGAAGCGCGCGATGCAGGGTCTGGACGGGTGCGGGGTGATGGTGGGCAGGTGCCACCGGGTGATCGGACGGCTCTGCAGGTGCCTCGGGATCGGCAGGACGATCTCGGTCGCCACCCAGTGCCCGCGGCCGGTGGGCCGGGCCCGTGAGGGCAACCGCACGGTAAGCACCAGGAAGGTACCCGCCGGGGTCAGTTCCATGGTGGCCAATTGCTTGTCCACCGCGCCGAGGACCAGCCGGTGCCCGGGGGCCGGGGTGTCCTGGAGCGCCGGGAGGCGCAGGGAGGCGATCTCGGCACCCGGGTGGTGCTTCAGGTGCCGGGCCACCTGGCGGCCCAGGTTCTGGGCGACCTGGCGGCCCAGGTTCTGGGCGACGCCGGCGCGGACCTTCGGGTGGGAGGCGGCCAGCTCCCCGGTGCCGGCGAGCCGTTGCAGGGCGGTGTCCCGCTCGGCGAGGGTCCGCAGGACGGCGACGACATTCGCCTGGATCATCCGGTCCACCCGGCTGGGCACATACACGCCCTTCCGGTGCGTGGGAACAAGTCCGAGGCGGGCGGCGGCCACGTGGGCGCTGGCCGGCAGCCGCCGCCCGGTGGCATCGGTTCCTGCGCAGAGCCTCTCCAGCACCGCGGTCGTGAAGCCCCGGGCCATCAGCGTGGCGGCGGATGCCTCGGCGAGGGCGAACAGGCGGGCCAGGCCCGGGTGCATCGGGACATTCAGCGTCGCGCTGGAGATGGTCATGGGGAACCACCGCTCCCGGCGTCCGGGGAACCGGGACCCCGCGTAGCAGTGGACTCGTCCATGTCCCCAGTATGTGCGCGGCCACCGACACTTTGGGCCCGCAGACGCAGGGGTGTGGGAAACGTGCCCGGGGTGATCGCCGACGGGAGCCGGGAGCCTGCCCGTGTTTGCGCAAGACACCATGGTGAGGGGAACGTACCGAGCCGATTCCCGGGGCCCGGTCTCCGGACGGGCCACCGGTCCCCCATCCGCCGGCCGAAATCCCCCGGGCGTTTGGTGGCCGCCTGCCATTGTCGAGAAGTGCCAACGAGTGCAGGGGAAATTGCCAACTGTTGACCAGCCTAGTGCCGACCGGGCCGGCCGGCCCCGATTCCGGGGCCGGACAGCTAGGCAATCCGCGTTCCCGCGGCGAGCCTGCCCGCCGGGGTCCTGAGCCGATTTCGGCCGGCGGCCACGATGCCTCCGGCCAGCAGGACCTGGATGCCAAGGCCCAGCGGCCACAACGGCGCGGGGGTCGGGGGCAACCCGGTGTTCTTGACCCCGTTCAGGCACGGGATCTGGAATTCCGGACCCGCCTGCGAGTAGCGCACGCCCTCGCTGATGGCCCCCATCGGACCGGCAGCGGTAAACATCGAGGAATCCACCGGGGCCGGGGACCGCGGTGCGGCATCGGCCACCACCACAAACGGGTTGGCCGCCAGCAGCCAGGTGATGCGTTCGGTGGCAAAGGTTTCCTGCGCGTACGTCCGGGTTTCACAGGTGTAGTTGTTCTCGTCCCATTCCCCCATCAAATCGCCGTTCATGTACGTCTCGGGCCAGACCTGGTTGGAGACATTGACCTCGGTCTTCACCATCTGCATGCTCAGCCCATAGGCAATCAAGGTCCCGAGCCCGAGCAACGCCACCAGCAGGTAGGTGACCATGACGGCAAAGAGCGTGCGGTTGGCCAGAGCGGAAACCCCTACCCCTAGCGCGCAGACTATGCCCAGTTCAACCGCCAGCATGCCCAGCAGCACCGGCGCCGCCGGCAGGTACACGTCCCCATAGGTCATCGCCCAGCCGATCAACGGGATCGTGACCACCAGGAAACCCAGCGACGCCACCCACGAGGCCAGCCACTTGCCCCAGAGCAATTGCCCCGGGGTGAGCAGCGTGTTTTGCAGGATCGCCAGGGTTCCGTTGGCCCGGTCCCCGGTGATCGAGTTGGCGCTCAGTGCCGGGGCGATGAGCATGCCGAAGAAGAGGACGAACGCGATGACCAGTTCGAACATCACCTGCCCGACACCGAGTCCGTCTTCCCCGACGCTCAGGGCCGCAAGGCCCACGACGGCGGCGACCACCACGAACCAAATGCCCAGCATGATGTACCAGCCGCGGTTGCGGATCCGTTGCCGGATCTCCAGGCCGAAGACGGTGCGGATGCCCGCAAGGTAGCCCAGTGCAGGGGCGGCGCTTTGTGCGCGTGGGGACGTGGAGATACTCATGGCATTTCATCCTCAAGGCTCAGGTAGGTCTCTTCGAGAAGGCCGGAAGTCGGGGCGAATGCGGTGACGGGAACCCCGGCACCGGCCAGCCGGCCCAGAAGCTCCGCGGCCTGCACTTCTCCGATGAGCTTCACCTTGGCGCTGCCCCCGCCGTTTTCCAGGTTGCCGCGATATGCCGCTTCGAAGTTGGCTTCCACCAAGGCGACGCGCAGCATCTCCAGGTCCAGGCTGGCGATGGTGTAGCCGCGGCTCTGCGCCCCGGCCTCGGCGAGACTCTGGCTGCGCATCGTTTTGCCCCTGGACAGGAACACCGCCGCATCGGCCATTTCATCGAGTTCCACCAGCACGTGCGAGCTGATCACCACGGTCTTCCCGCTGTCGGCAAGCTGGCGCACGAGCCGGCGCAGTTGCACGCGGGCTCCTGGGTCCAGCCCGCTGGCGGGCTCATCAAGGAGCAGCACGGACGGGTCGTTGACCAATGCCCTCGCCAGTGAGAGCCGCTGGGCCTGTCCGCGGGAGAGAACCCGGGCCGGGGTGTCGGCCAGCTCTCCGAGGTTCACGACTTCCAGCAGCTCCGCGGCCCGCACCCGGGCCTGCGCCTTGCCGATCCCGTACAGGGCGGCGACGGTGGTGAGGATTTCCCTGCTGGTCAGGGACTCCCAGAAGCCCAGGGTGTCGGGCATCCAGCCAAGGACGGCGCGCACCGCGCGGGGATCTGCGCTCGGGTCGATGCCCTGGATGCGAATGCTTCCGGCATCCGGGCGCAGCAGGGATGCCAGCATCAGCAGCAATGTCGTCTTGCCCGACCCGTTGGGTCCGATCAACGCAGTGACTTTCCCCGGTGCCGCATGGAAATCGATGTTCTCCACCGCCCGCACCGCCCCGAAGGAGCGGGCCAGGCCGGTGGCCGTGATTCCCAAACCTAGATCCTGCCGCTGCCCCGGTGCTTGGCCCGGGCCCGTGACA encodes:
- a CDS encoding aromatic ring-hydroxylating oxygenase subunit alpha, which codes for MPASVNVPLSSRGKLASSLPAEQLAEITELFEHRRAGYSLDAPFYTDPAIFKIDMQAIFGQHWIFAASVAELPEPGDYVTVDYGPYSLIVLRNDEGGVNVMHNVCRHRGARVLTESAGSTGNMVCGYHSWTYSPNGDLIHASAPGETNFDKSCFGLKRAHSREYAGLIFVCMADEPPADFDETAKIFEPYLAPHDLAKTRVAYQQNIIEEANWKLVMENNRECYHCDGHPELACSLFPTWGLTEGLIPPHLEEVWDRNKEAQAALEKRCQRYGIPYEVVEELDTRVAGIRISRESLDGDGESFSPDGHRLSKKLLGDLRDFRLGRCSMHLQPNSWFHFLGDHAITFAVFPVNEHQTLVRTTWLVADDAVEGVDYDLEKLTHTWKQTNLQDKAFVELCQKGASSPAYEPGPYMKSEYQVEAFINWYVQRVQEHLS
- a CDS encoding ferredoxin reductase, which produces MTEPTTTTEITTTTITAPHQEPQRIRGLEMPWNRVLGSTEGPASAARALGPWHPQEFLAECVEVVPEVGGMLTFVFRRLDGAPLAFRPGQYVNIAFPVNGEGGEPMDRSYSLSSSPTKPWTFDITVKRDPAGRVSPWVHENVGPGTVLEMLGPVGAFHLPDVDRRARYLLLAAGSGITPIMSMLRTIHSLPGQADVVVLYHGAVPGGFAFHQELGYIATVDSRVTVHYSLGDRSAPEDWEGLTGRLSTAMLDEVAPDANGRQVYACGPEGYLNSVSEMLAAVGVDDTSIHMEFFSGDRETTLEYRAEVALAEELAEGIAEEIADSAEDYYDSQPSALGMYEPAYDDEGPLEATGLPLEAADPDFAEPGPVDSEVQAADTAPETEETAEPSAPDVSAFDTVGTGTLTLSFVRTGINVLINPEEKILGVAKQAGVRIGANCQEGMCGSCKVVKLSGDIEMNHQGGIRSREIEAGKFLPCCSTALTDMVIDA
- the fdhA gene encoding formaldehyde dehydrogenase, glutathione-independent, with product MSGNKAVAYKSPGVVEVIDTPYPTLELRDGPGVNPANVGRKVPHGAILRTVATNICGSDQHMVRGRTTAPAGLVLGHEITGEVIETGPDVEFLKVGDIVSVPFNISCGRCRNCKEGQTGICLNVNPDRPGSAYGYVDMGGWVGGQAEYVLVPYADWNLLRFPDRDQALEKIMDLTMLSDILPTGFHGAVTAGVTVGSTVYVAGAGPVGLAAAASAQLLGAAVVIVGDLNEERLAQARSFGCETINVGAGDPADQIEQILGVREVDCGIDAVGFEARGHGHGSGAQEAPATVLNSLMDLTRAGGSLGIPGLYVTGDPGAVDEAAKKGSLSLSLGTGWAKSLSFATGQCPVMKYNRQLMMAILHEKIHIAKAVNARAIALSEAPRGYAEFDAGAATKYVLDPNGYLSN
- a CDS encoding IclR family transcriptional regulator, yielding MAVDEPQGTETDDDDAVPGGVQSVDRALAILEILGRDGSSGVGEVADELDIHKSTASRLLSSLLARGMVQQNTNRGKYELGFGILKLASSIPGRLSLVGEARPVIEALAEEYKETVNLAVLREEYAVNVDQAMGPSTLATHDWLGSLTPLHATSSGKVLLAALGADERGRILKITKLPQRTAKTIRTRPALEKDLLQVVKNGYAQAREEFEMGVNSVAVPVRNHLGAVVGAISISGPAFRFDPEKEPGLIEGLKRAGLQVSASLGYTVG
- a CDS encoding zinc ribbon domain-containing protein; translation: MTISSATLNVPMHPGLARLFALAEASAATLMARGFTTAVLERLCAGTDATGRRLPASAHVAAARLGLVPTHRKGVYVPSRVDRMIQANVVAVLRTLAERDTALQRLAGTGELAASHPKVRAGVAQNLGRQVAQNLGRQVARHLKHHPGAEIASLRLPALQDTPAPGHRLVLGAVDKQLATMELTPAGTFLVLTVRLPSRARPTGRGHWVATEIVLPIPRHLQSRPITRWHLPTITPHPSRPCIARFHLAYTEPDAPEREKSTPITSVVGIDWSPSALGVMSRVTASPDGALSSAFEGYRYDDRGLGTKLARLQAEGEILSGKIARTGHLADGLEESSPLRARLEAKITLWRQLRTELGAKRGRVNRELAFHFAGWATGHAQESGATTIAIEDLATLQAGGIGRRNNNRVAQSARRKAVHATTHLGARAGLEVIEVPARGTSARCPGCDAELTRPGGYHRACCRSCGLQGNRDQVAAVNIAKRAIAGQDSLTVDRKTGRKHIRKAVHAPVKRVRCPKNASTPRRTRHKRVRNSVAPVAVKTATTFLPASQASVWDTNQPPGTRERRTTTPDALVSGNDRAP
- a CDS encoding ABC transporter permease encodes the protein MSISTSPRAQSAAPALGYLAGIRTVFGLEIRQRIRNRGWYIMLGIWFVVVAAVVGLAALSVGEDGLGVGQVMFELVIAFVLFFGMLIAPALSANSITGDRANGTLAILQNTLLTPGQLLWGKWLASWVASLGFLVVTIPLIGWAMTYGDVYLPAAPVLLGMLAVELGIVCALGVGVSALANRTLFAVMVTYLLVALLGLGTLIAYGLSMQMVKTEVNVSNQVWPETYMNGDLMGEWDENNYTCETRTYAQETFATERITWLLAANPFVVVADAAPRSPAPVDSSMFTAAGPMGAISEGVRYSQAGPEFQIPCLNGVKNTGLPPTPAPLWPLGLGIQVLLAGGIVAAGRNRLRTPAGRLAAGTRIA
- a CDS encoding ABC transporter ATP-binding protein; its protein translation is METAVTGPGQAPGQRQDLGLGITATGLARSFGAVRAVENIDFHAAPGKVTALIGPNGSGKTTLLLMLASLLRPDAGSIRIQGIDPSADPRAVRAVLGWMPDTLGFWESLTSREILTTVAALYGIGKAQARVRAAELLEVVNLGELADTPARVLSRGQAQRLSLARALVNDPSVLLLDEPASGLDPGARVQLRRLVRQLADSGKTVVISSHVLVELDEMADAAVFLSRGKTMRSQSLAEAGAQSRGYTIASLDLEMLRVALVEANFEAAYRGNLENGGGSAKVKLIGEVQAAELLGRLAGAGVPVTAFAPTSGLLEETYLSLEDEMP